One Coffea arabica cultivar ET-39 chromosome 5e, Coffea Arabica ET-39 HiFi, whole genome shotgun sequence DNA segment encodes these proteins:
- the LOC113743676 gene encoding inositol diphosphatase DSP4-like isoform X4: MKFDHNLHQEQQEKEQTVVIPSEENMCRTIEVAIIEPPSQPQVLPAVKLTPPPTTVNDDEEMFIPPLNFAMVDNGIFRSGFPNSTNFSFLQSLSLRSIIYLCPEPYPEANMDFLMANGIQLYQFGIDGAKEPFVNIPEDTIREALKVVIDARNHPLLIHCKRGKHRTGCLVGCLRKLQRWCLTSVFDEYQRFAAAKARISDQRFMELFDTSSFKHLPMPFSCSKS, translated from the exons ATGAAATTCGACCACAATTTACATCAAGAACAACAAGAAAAAGAGCAAACTGTAGTCATCCCGAGTGAAGAAAATATGTGCAGAACCATTGAAGTTGCCATCATTGAACCGCCCTCTCAGCCTCAAGTCTTGCCTGCAGTGAAGCTCACGCCACCGCCAACCACCGTGAATGATGATGAAGAGATGTTTATTCCTCCTCTCAACTTTGCTATGGTTGACAATGGCATTTTCCGCTCTGGCTTCCCTAACTCCACCAACTTCTCCTTCCTCCAATCCCTCTCCCTTCGTTCCATCAT ATATCTTTGTCCAGAGCCATATCCGGAAGCCAACATGGACTTTCTGATGGCAAATGGGATTCAGTTATACCAGTTTGGGATTGATGGAGCTAAG GAACCGTTCGTCAACATTCCAGAGGATACTATACGTGAAGCATTGAAAGTTGTCATTG ATGCGAGGAATCATCCTCTATTGATCCACTGCAAAAGAGGAAAG CACCGAACTGGTTGTCTTGTGGGATGCTTGAGAAAATTGCAGAGATGGTGCTTGACTTCTGTGTTTGATGAGTACCAACGCTTTGCAGCAGCGAAGGCTAGAATATCTGATCAGAGATTCATGGAGCTGTTTGACACGTCTAGCTTCAAGCATCTTCCAATGCCATTTTCATGTTCAAAGAG TTAA
- the LOC113743676 gene encoding inositol diphosphatase DSP4-like isoform X3 — MKFDHNLHQEQQEKEQTVVIPSEENMCRTIEVAIIEPPSQPQVLPAVKLTPPPTTVNDDEEMFIPPLNFAMVDNGIFRSGFPNSTNFSFLQSLSLRSIIYLCPEPYPEANMDFLMANGIQLYQFGIDGAKEPFVNIPEDTIREALKVVIDARNHPLLIHCKRGKHRTGCLVGCLRKLQRWCLTSVFDEYQRFAAAKARISDQRFMELFDTSSFKHLPMPFSCSKR; from the exons ATGAAATTCGACCACAATTTACATCAAGAACAACAAGAAAAAGAGCAAACTGTAGTCATCCCGAGTGAAGAAAATATGTGCAGAACCATTGAAGTTGCCATCATTGAACCGCCCTCTCAGCCTCAAGTCTTGCCTGCAGTGAAGCTCACGCCACCGCCAACCACCGTGAATGATGATGAAGAGATGTTTATTCCTCCTCTCAACTTTGCTATGGTTGACAATGGCATTTTCCGCTCTGGCTTCCCTAACTCCACCAACTTCTCCTTCCTCCAATCCCTCTCCCTTCGTTCCATCAT ATATCTTTGTCCAGAGCCATATCCGGAAGCCAACATGGACTTTCTGATGGCAAATGGGATTCAGTTATACCAGTTTGGGATTGATGGAGCTAAG GAACCGTTCGTCAACATTCCAGAGGATACTATACGTGAAGCATTGAAAGTTGTCATTG ATGCGAGGAATCATCCTCTATTGATCCACTGCAAAAGAGGAAAG CACCGAACTGGTTGTCTTGTGGGATGCTTGAGAAAATTGCAGAGATGGTGCTTGACTTCTGTGTTTGATGAGTACCAACGCTTTGCAGCAGCGAAGGCTAGAATATCTGATCAGAGATTCATGGAGCTGTTTGACACGTCTAGCTTCAAGCATCTTCCAATGCCATTTTCATGTTCAAAGAGGTAA
- the LOC113743676 gene encoding inositol diphosphatase DSP4-like isoform X1: MKFDHNLHQEQQEKEQTVVIPSEENMCRTIEVAIIEPPSQPQVLPAVKLTPPPTTVNDDEEMFIPPLNFAMVDNGIFRSGFPNSTNFSFLQSLSLRSIIYLCPEPYPEANMDFLMANGIQLYQFGIDGAKEPFVNIPEDTIREALKVVIDARNHPLLIHCKRGKHRTGCLVGCLRKLQRWCLTSVFDEYQRFAAAKARISDQRFMELFDTSSFKHLPMPFSCSKRIRAHSLYRDSACQRTQKQGS, from the exons ATGAAATTCGACCACAATTTACATCAAGAACAACAAGAAAAAGAGCAAACTGTAGTCATCCCGAGTGAAGAAAATATGTGCAGAACCATTGAAGTTGCCATCATTGAACCGCCCTCTCAGCCTCAAGTCTTGCCTGCAGTGAAGCTCACGCCACCGCCAACCACCGTGAATGATGATGAAGAGATGTTTATTCCTCCTCTCAACTTTGCTATGGTTGACAATGGCATTTTCCGCTCTGGCTTCCCTAACTCCACCAACTTCTCCTTCCTCCAATCCCTCTCCCTTCGTTCCATCAT ATATCTTTGTCCAGAGCCATATCCGGAAGCCAACATGGACTTTCTGATGGCAAATGGGATTCAGTTATACCAGTTTGGGATTGATGGAGCTAAG GAACCGTTCGTCAACATTCCAGAGGATACTATACGTGAAGCATTGAAAGTTGTCATTG ATGCGAGGAATCATCCTCTATTGATCCACTGCAAAAGAGGAAAG CACCGAACTGGTTGTCTTGTGGGATGCTTGAGAAAATTGCAGAGATGGTGCTTGACTTCTGTGTTTGATGAGTACCAACGCTTTGCAGCAGCGAAGGCTAGAATATCTGATCAGAGATTCATGGAGCTGTTTGACACGTCTAGCTTCAAGCATCTTCCAATGCCATTTTCATGTTCAAAGAG GATAAGAGCTCATTCTCTCTATCGGGATTCTGCATGTCAACGGACACAAAAGCAAGGCAGCTAG
- the LOC113743676 gene encoding inositol diphosphatase DSP4-like isoform X2 yields the protein MKFDHNLHQEQQEKEQTVVIPSEENMCRTIEVAIIEPPSQPQVLPAVKLTPPPTTVNDDEEMFIPPLNFAMVDNGIFRSGFPNSTNFSFLQSLSLRSIIYLCPEPYPEANMDFLMANGIQLYQFGIDGAKEPFVNIPEDTIREALKVVIDARNHPLLIHCKRGKHRTGCLVGCLRKLQRWCLTSVFDEYQRFAAAKARISDQRFMELFDTSSFKHLPMPFSCSKSI from the exons ATGAAATTCGACCACAATTTACATCAAGAACAACAAGAAAAAGAGCAAACTGTAGTCATCCCGAGTGAAGAAAATATGTGCAGAACCATTGAAGTTGCCATCATTGAACCGCCCTCTCAGCCTCAAGTCTTGCCTGCAGTGAAGCTCACGCCACCGCCAACCACCGTGAATGATGATGAAGAGATGTTTATTCCTCCTCTCAACTTTGCTATGGTTGACAATGGCATTTTCCGCTCTGGCTTCCCTAACTCCACCAACTTCTCCTTCCTCCAATCCCTCTCCCTTCGTTCCATCAT ATATCTTTGTCCAGAGCCATATCCGGAAGCCAACATGGACTTTCTGATGGCAAATGGGATTCAGTTATACCAGTTTGGGATTGATGGAGCTAAG GAACCGTTCGTCAACATTCCAGAGGATACTATACGTGAAGCATTGAAAGTTGTCATTG ATGCGAGGAATCATCCTCTATTGATCCACTGCAAAAGAGGAAAG CACCGAACTGGTTGTCTTGTGGGATGCTTGAGAAAATTGCAGAGATGGTGCTTGACTTCTGTGTTTGATGAGTACCAACGCTTTGCAGCAGCGAAGGCTAGAATATCTGATCAGAGATTCATGGAGCTGTTTGACACGTCTAGCTTCAAGCATCTTCCAATGCCATTTTCATGTTCAAAGAG CATTTAG